DNA sequence from the Lycium barbarum isolate Lr01 chromosome 5, ASM1917538v2, whole genome shotgun sequence genome:
CAAAATAGCCGACTGCATTACTTTTTAACTGTTTACAAGTACCAGCTTCTGTAAACATATAatataaatgatatatatatatatatatatatatatatatatatatatataaatatagtgCAATCATCAATGTAATAGACAAATaacatttgtgtatatgtattaatgttcatctatatatatgcatagacagtgcaaacttatgtatgtttattagcaatataaataatatatactATCACTACCCAATACATATAtctttacaattgtacacaactacatacacatacacTACTAACAAACCGAGATTTTCGAtcaaaaatttcgaccacacgaggtCGAAAAGGCCTTATTTCGACCAATTTTTCGACCACACGCGTAGGTCGCTAACAGGTAGGTCGAAtttttttcgaccacatgtggtcgcaatcacattctaccgaaattaagggaaaattattttcgaccacatgtggtcgaaaaattatttttatattaaattatatacTTAACTTTTTCGACTACGTGTGGTTGAAAACactatttatatttaaatataaaaaaaatattttcacaatttcgaccacatgtggtcgaaattgtaaattgggtccagattttcgaccacatgtggtcgaaatctggcaaccatattgctaaatttcgatcacacgtggtcgaaattgtatttttctgggtacaatttcgaccacatgtggtcgaaattgtgaaatatCTGGGCTGATTTTCGACCACCTGTGGTCGAAAATCCAGAATATTTTTTCCAGCATTTGGTTGTTTTTGACATCCCACCTGCCAATTTTCAAtaaccaaattcatcaaccaaaacagtcatccaattcatcaacaatgcaacacaacaaccataaacaatgttcaacacttgaacacttaaacattgtccattcaaacacttaaatatCATAAACTacgttcaaacacttaaacatcttaAAATTAAAATTACTTCTAGTTcaaattaaaactacattcaaaccctTAAACATAATATACATATCCATTTAAACATAGCAGAATTAGAATCCAAAAGCACGTTAATAAAAAAGGTCAATGTTCGGTGTTAGAGACATGATCCGTATCCTCCCCACTAGACTTATCGACAAGAACATGATTTATGTCAGCTTGTGACCAACGTCGTCTACCTTGGGAAGGTCGGGGTTGTCTAGGAGGCTATGACCTACGAGCATCCCCAGGACACGGGAGAATCGGAAACGGCCGCGAATTAAGTAAGCTATTAATCTGGGCTTGCATACCCAACATCCTGGCCTCCGAGGAATTAAGTGTTCTTGTTAGCAGGTCAACTTGATGCTTCATAGCTTCATACTCCTTAGGATCAACTGTCCCATCATCAGTAACACCTACGGCTTCAAGGGCCGACGGGTATCGACGAAAGGCTCGATTAGGCATCCCATGAACTGTCCCATGCCTTGTTGGGGGAGCAACCTTCTCAATCCATTGTTGCTGTATTAACTCGTTGGTCATCTGCGTGGTACTTGGCTGAGTGGCTCGAAACTCCCCAAAGTGTTGTTGAAATTCGTTCTGAAATTGAAGGATACAATGTTAATAATCTAATTTAGtacaaaaaatatattattattgttaactAACGACTTACCCAAGTTCGCTCAGCCCTTGGCTCAACCCATCGGTCTGTACCATCAGCGTTCTTCTCCTTTCTCGTGTGAGTAATCTTGAAGATCTCATCTTGAGGTACCGCCTAACCCCTCTGGAGCTCCTACAAACAAATCAAAATTAACAATTAAAAAAGTCAGCAAAAACTGTCCGCAAAAACAGTCCCAACAAAAAGTCCGCAAAAAActctcaaaaaaaaaagtgcacaaaAACAGTGCCAAAAAACAGTACAATAAAATGACCAACaacagtccaaaaaaaaaaatagtcctaaaaaaacagtccaaaaaatgaccaaaaacagtccaaaaaaaaaaatagtctagAAAAAACAGTctgcacaaaacagtccacaaaaacAGTCCAAAAAACAGTCCCCAAAAACCAGTCCAAAAAAACAGTCCAACAAAATAACTAAAACCATCCCAAAATTGAACTAAAACAGTCCCAAATAACTGAACCAACACAGTCCAACAAAATcaccaaaacagtcccaaaaATCTGAACCAACAAGAATAAGAAATGTCATTTGACAATGCTAAAGAAGGAGACATACCAGCCGCTTCATCAAGTCCACTTAACTCGTGGCGCCACTAGTGTGCAGCGATCCACCCTTCATTGAGGCTCTAGCGGCCTTCCCATTTTCACTTCGTTTCAAAAAGTCGGATCAGTTGCCCAGTAGTGCAGCAGGTCCTTCCACCATTCATCTTGGATCCAATCAAGCTGCACGCAATTATTACGAGCTCTAAACCGTTTACTACCACAAAACTTACAAGATTCTAGATCGACGTCATCATTATAGTATAACATGCAGCCATTTTCACAGCAATCAATTCTCACCGACGAGAGTCCCAACTTAGATACCAATCTCTTTGCCTTATAGTAATTATCGGGTATCTCTAGAGTCGGGTCAACCAATTCATGCATGAGGTCAATCACAGAATCCATTGCCCCTTGGGGAACATTGTTATCTGCTTTGATACTCAATAATCTAACAACGACATATAATTGAGAGTGGGTAGAACCATCATGTAAGGGCCGACTAgcttttttttaactttttataaAAACGGCTGGCCTCTTCATTGGGAGGTTCTTCAACATGGCCACTTGATTCAAAGCCACAATGCATGCCATAACCATCCTAAACCATGTCGTGCATTCTAGAATTCTGGACAGTAGGTTCTACCATCCTACTACTTTCACCCACAACAAAGTTCTGAAATCCACCCAAATTGTTACGCGTTTCTCCATGACTAGTCCAAACTGTATAATTACTTTTAAAACCTTTTTCCATTAGATGTCGCCTAAAAATCTCTAGGGTCTTGAatttcatacattcacatttagaACAAAGACACCTAACTACACCATGAATTGTAAAATCCTCAAGTGTTTTAGCATAGTCAACAAAATCATAAACGCCGGCTACAAATTCATTCTTCAACCCAAATCGACCAGGATTAGTTCTATCGTACATCCAACTACGAGATTCAATCTACACAAATTGCAGAAAGTTTGAACTTGTTAAACCATATTTAATTTATAtgattagtaaaaaaaaattatttcaaagtATAACCTTCCTACCTGTAATGCGCAGTTTGAAACTAGATAGATAAAATACCTAAATCtttttaactttaattaataACTACATAATAACCACCCATGTATTAACAACTAGAAAAAACAGTACAAAAAATGACCAAaaacagtccaaaaaaaaaaacagtccgCAAAAAACAGTCCCAAAAAATAGTCCACAAAAACAGTCCCAAAAAactgcccaaaaaaaaaaaacactccgaAAGAACAGTCCCAAAAAACAGTCCAAAAATTGACCAAAAACAGTCccaaaaaataacaaaaacagTCCCAAAATCTGAACCAAAACAGTCCCAAAAAAATGGACCAAAACAGCCCAAAAACTTTGCTAATTGACAACTTAAGCgcccaaaaagaatgacaactTAAACTTTGCTACTGAAATATACTTCTATTTTTTTCCATTGACTAGTTGCATTGTTGAAAACTTTGCTAATTGACAACTTAAGCGCCCAAAAAGAACGGAAAGAACGGAGAGGAGCGACAGAGTCTTGCGGACCTAGAAGTTTTAAGTTGCAGGCACTCAACCACCTTTAATCTATAATTACTTTGTAAGATTCAGTGCTTAAACAATATCTTTGTACGTCATTGCTAGCTTCCaaacaaaaaatataatattGGGCGGAAAACAATACGTGCTTAAGTACCCAGTAGCCTCAATAATGTTAGCACTTCATaatggaaagaaaaaataaataaagagcacataaaataaataaagagcACATAAATAAAGAAccgaaataaataaataaataaataaataaataaatagcacATAAATAAAGAATCAAAATAGTCCCAAAAAAAGGGACCAAAATAGCCCAAAAAATAAcactcaatttcaattcaaaatccaaaaaaaaaaatgacataatATAAACCCTAAAACAAATATTGAACACTAAATAAAGTTATCAAATCTACTAAATATAGAACGTAATGTAGCTAATAACATGAGATTGTTATGCATTGGTAAGTGTTCATGACATTGGAAAAAAAAACGTACCTGAAAATAATGGGCTGCGCCGCCGATGGTGGACTGGCGGTGGTCGGAAGGCGGTGGGTTGAGGGTCTGGGCTGGTGGGGCGGTGAGCTGGTGGTGTGGGTagagaggagagggagagagGTAGTGCGTGTGGGTagagagaggagagggagagaggaaagagagagaaagaaaaaccTTCAATTGAAAAGTAAAGACCACCAGATATGGTATAAATGTGGTCCAATTTTCGACCACCTGTGGTcgaaaattagtttttttttttaaattaaacgtttcccatttcttatttatacaaaatttaatttcgaccacacgtggtcgaaattatattttcattttaaaaaatcgACCCCGTGTGGTCGAAATCctactgaaaataaaataaaaattaaattcttgatttttcaaCCGCGCGTGGTCGATTTTTTTCGACCAAAAATGTGGTCGAAAGTTTTTGGTCGAAAACaccttttttttagtagtgatagaTACActatataatccaaagtgttgggcccgtgcgcagcatgGGCATACGCCATCTAGTTTCTAAATAAAcgacaaattaaaattataacGAATCAATTGCAAAATTTATTGGACGTTTGTGTTAATAAGATGTTCAAGATTTGGTCGTGATTAGGACATGCAACGCCCGAGTTTAATTCATACTTGAATTCTCTTCTATTGGACACGAGTGAGCATTTTTCATGTGTAAATTAAAGTTGTGTTCTTGGAGTTTAATTTGACTCAGTTTTGGATGCATGTcctatattttaaaatcaaacactTGCTCTCCTATACTATGAAAATTTTATACTTACACCCCTACGAGGTATATCCGAAAATAAGTatattaaatataattattgaaaaATAAATTAGAATTATAAATAAAAAGTTTTCTATGCAATTTTATGATAATTCTAAAGAGAAATTACAAACAAACTAACTAAATAAAAATGATAAATTTCTCtatatataataaatattatAATTAATAAAATGCGAATAACTTACATGTTTGAAGTGTAGGAAAGTTATTACTAATAGTCGGGTATTTTATTAATACTACAAAGAGCTAGATTAGCTACGGACTTTGTCACTAATTCGTCTCTAAATTGCTCGTAGCTAACAAATATTTTGATAATTCGTCGCTAATCCATCACTAAATAAGATTAGCGACATATTTTCTTGTTTAGCTACAAAATCTATCTACCGCTAATTTTTATTTAGCGAGAAAATTTGCATATGAGAAGACAATCGGCATggaatcactactaaaaaaacaggattTCCCGACcccaaaaaaccgacctcatgaggtcggtaaaatcgtaatatttatttttcaaattttttaaaaaataaaccgacctcatgaggtcggtaatatcgtaccaaaatttgaaaaataatttaccgaCCTCACCAAGTCAGAAATTTATTTGATGCTAAacattataattttatttttaatttaaaagaataccgacctcgtgaggtcgataATATTAGCCCACTAAAATTAAAACAGCCCCAGTTAAACCCTTCTCTTTCCATTTCTCCCTCTTTCCCTCTCACATTTTTGAGGTCCCTCTCTCTCTAAACCTAATACACCATACGTCACCAAGTGTAGGGAGTCACCGTCGCCGTCGTCCACACCCAGTACTGCCGTTTCCATCACCAGTTATCATCAACATTTGAGGTatgctttttttcttttcttggctAAGAAATTTGTTACTGAGTTGAGTTGTTAGAGCTTCAGTTACTGAACTTGACATTATATACTTCAATTTGCTGAATAAAGGAAGTGTaaacacaattacaaatagaGGGTCTTCCGTAAATTCTCAGAAAAATTACTTTGGCCATTTGGGGATACAAAATAATGAAATTACTTTGGCTATATGGGGAATCAGAGAAAATGGTGAAGATGTTTGGCATATTTCCTTTAGTCATGTTAAAAACTTCTGGCCCTATTTTTCAAGGAGTGTTTTAGTCCTATTGGTAATTTTTATGCAAGGAGAAAATATAGAGAACTTTTAATACTTTTTATCCTTAGTTTTGTTTTGTGTAATGTTGATCTGAGATGAATTCAAATGGTTATCTGACTATGCAGTTCTCCAGAGGTGGGAAGAATGTAGTGTGCGAAGATTACCTTGACAATATGGTTGGTAGTTCTCTCTCTTTTGTGTTTTATTCCGTTTATCTTTGTATCAATTTAAATTGCAGGAGCTTCGTTTTGCAAATACTAGTTATCACTTTTATTTCAAAGAACAATGTATTAATCATCATGAAGGCATCATATTTAGAACTTTCCTTCTCATTAGTCCCTTGCTGGATGTGGAATTATATTGTCTATAGGAACAAAATACTCCTTCCGATGATCGAAAAGAAAGTATGCAGAGCCATCCTCCCAGGAATTAGAATGAGTCAAGAGGAACTATTTGTCTTTTACCTAACAGAATTGTTTCATGACAATGAAAAATAGAACCAAGAATGGCTCTTTAGTTAGTTTGCCAAAGAGCATACTTCTGATATGTTTTATGGTTTGTCATATGTCTGATATGTTTTTTGATTTGGCAATGTCCATATGATAAATGGTTCTGTTCTTTGTGTGCTAAGGAGCTTGCCACTGGAGTCTTAGAATGGGAGTGCGTGATAAAGCGACCATGCCCGATATTTTGACTTATTGAACATATTGGGCTAAAGTTTTGTGCGCTTCTAGATTTTTATTTGATTCAAGCACGAATATTGTTCTTTCAACTTTCAACTTTCCTTCTCAAGTTAATTTTTCTTAAATATTGTAAGTTGAATAGCTTTGACACACATTACGAGAAGTGAAAGGAACTACCAAATAAATGCTATTATTTGATACCTCACACCTTTTCTAATGGTTGTACCTTTTTATCCGTTCCACAAAACCTTCATCTGTTGGGCTAATACATTGCACACATTGATTTCATTTTACATTCCAAAAGTTTGATcggaaaaaaattgttttagtACAGTTGACTTATCCATCAAGATGGTATATTCAGTTATTAGGTCTGTTTCCCGTGACTTTGTCTATTTTCTcgtagtattttttttattttgagatattataAACATTTTGAATATGAAGTGCCAACAACCATTGCAAATATTTTTTCTCTCGAGTTTGAGAAAAGATATAGATCTCTGTGGTTGTTGACTCCGTTCGATGGATTGGGATTAGGTTTACTTCTGTTACAGTTAACTTGTTATAAGGTTCTGATGAAAACTAAAAGGATTTGTTTTAGCACTTAGTTACATTTACTTGTCCCGTTTCATTTTTCATGATTTAtggctttttttttctttttttcttttccagattGTGTTTTCTGATGCATGGTGGATAGGGTGGAAGGATGAGAATCCTGAAGAAGCACGGCTCGAGTTTCCAAAGGAGCTAAATGTGGTTAGTTTTTTTGTCGAGTTGTTCCTATTTCAACTGGTTAAAGCATTTATTAAAAGAGTATACTAAAGTTGCTGATCGTTGTCCAATGTTTTCAAAGAATTGCTGACACTATTTTGGATATCTTATTTGGTTACAGCAGCAAGAGAAATTGGAGTGTGATTTCAAAGGTGGTGCAGGTGCTACATGCGTTCAAAAACGAAGTATTAGCGAATGTGGGGTCAAGCATATGGAGCAACAGTCTCCTGAACATGAACAGGAGGAGAATTTTGCAGAAAGTCAAAATGATTCAAAAGAAGTTATAGAATTAACTTCAAGTCGTCGTGCAGCAAGGGCAGCAGGAAAAAAATTCAAGTATATGCTCTGACTTGTATAATAAGTTTTCCTTATTACTGATCTCTTGCATTGAATGTATCATATTGCATGCAACTAATTGTATGCAGTTTAACATAGCTTTTATCAGGGGAGTTCAAAGACACTTCATGGACTGATTACTGGACCTGCATAAAGTAAAGCATAAGAAAGAGTAGGCATTTAAAATCAAATTCATTCATAATATGTGCCTTTATAGTCCCGAGGACTGCGGTTAAGGAGCCTTAGTTTGGTACTCATTCAAGGACCATCCAAAGAAGTAACTGAACAAGTACTGATCTTGTTGCATTGATTTCTTGAGGGACAATTTATCCTTTATTAACTAAGATCTAGTTGACTCTGATGTCTTCCTCTGCTTAATGCATTACCAGGAAATTTATGTTCAGTAATTCAGTTTTGCAGAACCATCTTCCGGGGATGACTTGGTTGACAATGTGGTATGGATCATTCAACAAAAAATTGTACCTCTGGAGTTTTTGTAAAAATGTAGACTGCATATCTGCACATTAAAAAACCAGTAAAATTCCCTCTGTTAATCTGCAAACTGCACTGAGTGATCTGAGCTGTAGTGATCCATTTTTGTATCACAACATGTCCAAAATGATTAGGATCAATGAAACAACTATTTAATCCTGCATATTTTGTGACCTGCTGCATATTGCCTTTAGATTTCTGCTTCTGTGAACTCTTGGCATTACTTCATTGGTCTGCAGTTTTGCAATTTTTTGTACCACCCTTTGCTTTCAAATCTGGTTGGATCTCATGGTCCTGCTTCTCATTAGTTGCACCAGGAAAATGGTCCTTTGTATAACTGCATGCACCAACTTCCTGCAGCTGGTTGGTTTCATCTAGTTTGTATATGGATTGAAGTAAACTAAAATGTTAAAGCCTTGGCTGGAATTGACCCAGTCTTCCCCTTatgtttttccttttcttttctcagtTGTTTGTGCTTGATTTAGGAGATCATTGTGCTGCTGCCTCTATTGACAGCTTTGACGATTAGTAGACAGCCTCCTTAATCTTTATGGTGTGTATTTTCCTATCTCAAAATGTGCTTTCTCTATTTTAATTGTTGAATTGATGCTTAATGTAATTTCAAAATGCACTTGATAATCTTGACGGTGTAGTAAAATTCTTGACTGTCTGCTGTTGTTTTTTCCCCAGCAAAGTCATCCTTTACATTGTTCTAGATATTTCCACATATCTCAACAACTTTAGATGGAGATACAAAGTTGTTCTCCTCATTAGCAAGACTTGCAAGTATCTCATTTTGCTGTTGCAAGTTTCCTGAAGTTACTTCATAACCTACAGGtcttttattcacttcttggCTACCTTATTCTGCATATCATCTTGTGCTTGTGTGTCAATTTTGTCATGCTCCTGTCCTGTAGTATCAACATCATCCATTTGTCCATTTTAATATCATATGCCATGCACGTATTTGGTCTCCTACAAATAGGCAGGAAAAAGGGCCTTACCTATTGTTAGATCATATATGAAAATGCATGGAATCCTTATCATAAAGTGTTAAGGTAACCTACCAAAATGTTCTTATCCACTTAGAATTCCAACTGCAAGACAGTATATTCTTCCGAACTTTAAATGTGTTCACATTATTCTCTAACAAATATGAGTTGATAATCTTTAAGAAAGGGAACAAAGTTTATAAAATGTCATATTTACGCTGATGGCATGAGAAATTATTTACGCTAGTATTTTATATAACTTAGATATATTAGAATATGGACTTACGT
Encoded proteins:
- the LOC132641003 gene encoding DNA-binding protein RHL1-like isoform X4 translates to MIVFSDAWWIGWKDENPEEARLEFPKELNVQQEKLECDFKGGAGATCVQKRSISECGVKHMEQQSPEHEQEENFAESQNDSKEVIELTSSRRAARAAGKKFKKFMFSNSVLQNHLPGMTWLTMWRSLCCCLY
- the LOC132641003 gene encoding DNA-binding protein RHL1-like isoform X6 yields the protein MIVFSDAWWIGWKDENPEEARLEFPKELNVQQEKLECDFKGGAGATCVQKRSISECGVKHMEQQSPEHEQEENFAESQNDSKEVIELTSSRRAARAAGKKFKRSLCCCLY
- the LOC132641003 gene encoding DNA-binding protein RHL1-like isoform X2, with protein sequence MIVFSDAWWIGWKDENPEEARLEFPKELNVQQEKLECDFKGGAGATCVQKRSISECGVKHMEQQSPEHEQEENFAESQNDSKEVIELTSSRRAARAAGKKFNFAEPSSGDDLVDNVLFVLDLGDHCAAASIDSFDD
- the LOC132641003 gene encoding DNA-binding protein RHL1-like isoform X3, producing MIVFSDAWWIGWKDENPEEARLEFPKELNVQQEKLECDFKGGAGATCVQKRSISECGVKHMEQQSPEHEQEENFAESQNDSKEVIELTSSRRAARAAGKKFNFAEPSSGDDLVDNVEIIVLLPLLTALTISRQPP
- the LOC132641003 gene encoding DNA-binding protein RHL1-like isoform X1, which encodes MIVFSDAWWIGWKDENPEEARLEFPKELNVQQEKLECDFKGGAGATCVQKRSISECGVKHMEQQSPEHEQEENFAESQNDSKEVIELTSSRRAARAAGKKFNKVILYIVLDISTYLNNFRWRYKVVLLISKTCKYLILLLQVS
- the LOC132641003 gene encoding DNA-binding protein RHL1-like isoform X5; this encodes MIVFSDAWWIGWKDENPEEARLEFPKELNVQQEKLECDFKGGAGATCVQKRSISECGVKHMEQQSPEHEQEENFAESQNDSKEVIELTSSRRAARAAGKKFKKNVSGARNMRHS